The sequence AAATTTTTCAAATTACTTTTAAATGAAGGAATATACTTACCGCCGAGCCAGTATGAAACTAATTTCTTGAGTTTTGCGCATACAAACAAAGATCTAGATTACACCAGCACTGCAATGATCAAAGCAATTGAGATGATAAATAATGATAATGGGAGCTAGAGGCAGTAAGTTATCTTTAATTCAGGCGAATATAGTATCGAACTTATTGAAAAACATAGGTATAATAGCCGAAACAAAAGCAATTAAGACACTGGGTGATGTAAATCTCAAGCCGATATCCAATATTAATGAAAGAGGCATATTTTCCAAAGAGCTTAACAGGCATGTGATAGATGGGGACATTGATGCTGCAGTCCATAGCATGAAAGATCTGGATACTGAACTGGAAAATGATTTAGAAATTTCTGCAATTTTAGAACGTGGAGCTGTAGAAGATGTACTGGTATCAAAATGGGACATAGAATCTTTTCCAGAACATTATAAAATAGGCACATCCAGTATAAGAAGAAAGATGTTTTTAAAGCATTACAGGCCAGAGATAGAGATTGTGGATATTAGAGGAAATGTGGATACCAGAATAAGGAAATACAATGAAAATGAAGTTAATGGAATAATAGTTGCAAAGGCCGGATTGGATCGTTTAAACTTGCAAGTGCAATATACAGTGTTAGACAAGCGGATATTTGTGCCTCAGGCAAATCAAGGTGCTATAGCTGTAATTGCCAGAAAGGATAGTGAGAGTTCAAAGATTTTAAAAAAGCTGGATCACTTAGAAACCAGGATCTCATGTATGATAGAGCGAGAAATTTTAAGCATATTAAAAGCAGGGTGTCATGCGCCCATAGGCATATATTCATGGATTCAAGACAGTCAGATAAATCTGCAAGTTTCTGAGATATCTGAAGACTCTAAGTCCAGAAAAGATTTATTCTTGAAAAAACATGTTTCAGAGCAGAAAGAATTGATAAGAGAATTTAAAAAGAGGTGGTGAGTTCTGTCAGGAATAGTTTATTTAGTAGGTGCTGGGCCAGGAGATCCGGAGCTATTAACGTTAAAGGCATTAAATATATTAAAAAAAGGGGACATTGTAATGTATGATTACTTGATAAACAAGAACATATTAAAGCTGTTACCCCCGCAAGTTAAGAAAATAGCAGTTGGCAAAAATAAAAAAGAAGACACGGATGTACAACAGGACCGAATTAATAAACTGTTAGTTAAATATGCGAAAGAGGGCAAGAAAGTAGTGAGGTTGAAAAGTGGAGACCCGTTTTTGTTTGGCAGAGGTGGCGAAGAAATAGAATATTTAAAAAGCCAAAAAGTGAGGTTTAGGGTAATACCTGGCATTAGCTCGTCAATAGGTGTGCCCACATACGTTGGGTTACCGTTGACACATCGAAATTTTTCGTCATCGATAATGATCATATCTGGGCAACTTAGAAAGGGTAATACGCTGGATTGGGATTATATTGCAAAATTTAAAGGTACGTTAGTGATATTAATGGGTGCTAAAAACCTTGAGGATATTATAGCTTCATTATTGAAAAACGGAAAAGATGCAGATACACCAATATGTCTGATTAGAAATGGAACATTAAAATCACAGATAGTTTTGAAAGGATCATTGCAAAACATAATAAAAACAGCTAAAGCCAATAACATAAAGGCTCCGTTAATTACTGTTATAGGATCAGTAGTGAATTTGCTATGATCAAAATAGCAATGTTTAGACCTGAGAGCAAGAACATTGAGTACAAGATCGAGGATGTTGAGGTAATTAATATTCCGGTCACAAAAACAGTAGACACGAACATAGACATTTTAAATTTTTTAAAATCGATAGGTCCTGTAGAGTATTTGATATTTACAAGCACACTGGCAGCTCAAAAATTTAGAAGATCTATAGGTGATCAATTTGATCTATATTTAAACCAAGCTAAAGAAGTCATCGCGATCGGAACAGAAACTGCAAAGGCAATACGTTCAAAGGCCACAGTGGTTCCGCCAGTGCAGTCTACTGCGGGCATTGCTGAACATCTAAAATCAAAGAGTGGAACAGTTCTTTTAGTGCGCAGCAGGCAGGGAAATCCAACACTTATTAAAGAGCTTGGTTCTCATATGTCAGTTTATGTTCTTGATATCTATAGTTCTCAACAGCTATTGCCAGATCAAAGGCACATAGAGTTTTCAAAAGAGTTAATCAATAAACATGTAGACGCTTTAATTTTTACATCTTCAATGATTACAACCTCTTTCTACAATATATTTTCCGTGCTGGATTCTAAACTTGTCGAGCATTTAACAGAAGTTTTGAAAATTGCTATCGGCAAAGAAACAGAAAATACCATGACCTCCCTAAATTTAGTGCCAGATCATACATTGTCAAAACCCGAAATATTGAAAGCCATAAAAATTGTAAAAGAGATCTGTTCAAAAAGAGGAAGGCAATAAAATTAGAAAAAATAAAATTTTTATAGGTTAGTATCTCTATCTATTTTAAATTAAGGTGATTGAATTTTTATGGTCATTCTAAATTGTACAAAGATGTTAATCGATGAAAAAAATAAGAAGTATTTGATTAGAGTTACGGGTAAGTTTGAACATGTTAAAGATCTTGGAATAATAGATACTTCCAGATTTATCGATAAGAATAATGGTGATAAAATAGAAATTTATGACCGTAATTTTTGGATTTTAGAGCCTACAACCGAAGACATGCTCGGGTTTTTAGAAAGATCAGCACAAATCGTGTCATCCAAGGATATTGCATCAATCTTGTATAAGTGTAATATCAGATCTGGATCTATGGTAGTAGAAGCAGGTGCAGGATCTGGATTTATGAGCATAGCTCTGTTAAATACAGTAAGGCCTGCAGGTAAAGTGATCACTTATGAGCTAAGGTCTGATTTTGCCGAAGTTTCCAGAAAGAACATAGAACTTGCAGGACTGGAAGAATACTGGACCTTAAAACTAGACAATATAGCGAACATAAGCGAGAAAGATATTGATTCTGCGATCATAGATATTCCGGAGCCATGGACCGCAGTTTCTGCAATATATGACGCTTTAAAAAGCTCAGGGTGGCTTTCTGCATATGTGCCGACAGTGGCGCAGGTTGAGCGTACTGTAAAAAGTCTGAAATCTCATAATTTTGTTGATATTGAGGTAAAAGAGATACTTGAGAGAAAATGGGTAGTGGGAGAGATGGGATCCAGGCCCGAAACACAGATGCTCGGGCATACTGGATTTCTGATATTTGGAAGAAAGGTGTAAAGGAGTGATAAAAAAAATGAAAAATGTAGTAGTAGTAGGTGCCGGAACAATGGGGCACAGCATAGCTGAGATCTCTGCGCAGGCAGGATATGCTGTTAGTATTATAGATGTAAATGATGCATTGCTTGAAAAAGCAAAATCTAAGATTAAATGGAGCTTGGACAAACTGGCTGAAAAAAACAGGCTTAGAGAGCCTGTGAAAACGATATTTGAAAGAATAAAATATAGCACAGACCTAAAAGAGGCTGCTAAAACTGCAGATTTAGTAATCGAGGCAGTGTCTGAAGATGAAAAACTGAAAAAGAGCATATTTCAGCTATTAGATAATACAGTTCCAGAACATTGTATTATGGCCACCAACACCTCATCCATTCCTATCTCATACTTAGCTGAAGGGCTATCTAAAAATAAAAATGTGATCGGACTTCATTTTTTCAATCCTCCCTCGCTCATAAAGCTGGTAGAACTAATTGTTATAGATAAAACAGACATTAAGACTATAACGACAGCAGAGAAATTTATAGACACTCTGAATATGTCCTATATCAAAGTAGAGAAAGATGTACCGGGTTTTGTAGTAAACAGGCTCAATATCCGCATCTTTTTGCAGGCACTAAGACTAGTAGAGCAGGGCTATTCTCCAGAAAGCATAGACATTGTTGCAAAACAGAGGCTCGATTTTCCAATGGGGTTATTAGAGCTTATAGATTTTATAGGGTTGGATGTATTGAATAGGGTTATTATAGAACTGAAAGCGCACGGCTTTGATATTGAAGAATCTAGTATACTAAAAACAAAGGTATCTGAAAACAAATTAGGAATGAAAACTGGTGAAGGATTTTATAAATATGGAAAAAATTATGAGAGAATCGAATTTTCAGAGATAGATATTTTCAGGGTAGATCCTTTAATGCTGATTGCACCGGCGATAAACGAGGCAGCATGGCTTATAGCTAACAAGGTAGCGGACAGTGCGGTAATAGATAAAGGAATGAAAATCGGCATGAATTTTCCGAAAGGATTATTAGAATATTCGGATGAATATGGGTTAGATCTGGTACTTGAAACGCTTAAAAAACTCGGTGTAAAGCCAGAGCAGTTATTGGAAAATATGATAAAAGAAAACAAGTTGGGAATGAGTACAGGAGAGGGATTTTACAGATGGAACTATAAAAAGAGAGCATATAAAACGATAATATATGAAAAAAGGAGCAGTTATGCGCTAATAACTTTTAATAGACCTCAAAAACTAAACGCTTTGACAAAAGATACATGGCTAGAATTAAAAGAAGCGCTCATTGAAGCAGATTCTGATTCTGATGTAAAATCCATACTTTTGACCGGTTCAGGCAAGGCATTTTGCACTGGTGATGATATTGCAGTGATGGCATCATGGAAAGATAAAAGTGATGCTTCTGAGTTTTTTGATCAAGCTGATACATTTACGGAGCAGGTATTAAAAACGAGCAAACCGATAATAGGCCTGGTTAACGGTTTTGCTTACGGTGGTGGATTTGAGATATTATTGTTGTTTGATATGGTATTTATCGCAGAAAATGCAAAACTATCTTTGCCAGAGCTAAAGATAGGTGCAATACCGCCAATTGCTGCAACATACGGAGTCATAAAATACAGAAAAGAGCTGATCAAACATATTTTCACAGCAGATGTTATCTCTGTAAAAACAGCAAAAGAGATTGGCATTGCAGATGAGATAGTACCTAATGAACAGTTATTAGAAGCAGGTATAGAAACAGCTTTAAAAATATCAAAAATGCCATTGAGCGCCATTAAAGCAGCTAAAAAGCTGGTGAACATAGATAAACAGAGCTACCGTAAAACATTGAAAGCCGGCCTGGATGAATTGATCGAGATCGCGGATACTGATGATTTTAAAACTGGCATGACCAGATTCTTAGAGAAAAAACGTTAAAAGTGAACATATTTAGAATCCAGGTATTGAATCAGCCGATCAGAATTGTAATGTTCTCCAAACACCTGCTGTTGCAAAGTTTTAGGATCATATATACTGCCCCATCTGTGTATGTTTTGATATAGCCATTGTTTCATATCCAAATAGCTCATAGATTCTAGCTTATCATTCAGCTTGAACCATATCATACCTGCAATAATGTTGCCGAGAGAGTATGTTGGAAAGTATCCAAAGCTGCCGTTGCTCCAGTGTGTATCCTGCAATACACCCTCTTTATCATTTTTGGGCACAATGTCTAACAATTGGCCCATCATATCATTCCATACAGTGGGCAACTCATCAACATTAATCTTGCCAGAAATCAGATCTTTTTCAATGTTGTATCTCAGTATTATATGAAAATTATAAGTTAATTCGTCTGCATCGACCCTGATCAGACTCGATTTGACTGTGTTTACGTACCTATAAATATCCTCTGCCGAGTATTTTGAGACAAAGTTAAGTTCTGATTTTATAATAGGATATACTTTATTTATAAATGCTCTGCTTCTGCCAATCACGTTTTCCCAGAATCGAGACTGCGATTCGCCGATACCTAAAGAGTTACTGTCTGCGATGGGTGTGTAATTGAGCTCAGGATCCTGTTGAAGTGCATGAATAGCATGTCCACTTTCGTGTATGGTAGAATACATTGTTTTCTTAAAATCTGTGCCCTCATAGCGGGTAGTAATTCGAACATCATCAGGTCCTATCTTGGTAGTAAATGGATGTGTTGATACGTCCATTCTAAATTTGGTGGTAGGCATGTCCAACAACTTTATGATCTTGAAGTTAACTTCTCTCATTGCATTAACATCATATTTCATATGTTCCAGTGGATGATCCTGCGGAAAATAGTTTTCTGACATCACTTTATTTTTAATTTTTAGGGACTCTGATGAAAGTCTGGAAAAGATAGAGTCGAGGTCAGATACGCGCATGCCTTCTTCATATAGATCTAAAAGAGCATTATATGGATTTGCCACATAACCTAAGTAATCTGCTTCTTCTCTGCTAAGTTCTACGATCTTCTCAAGATACGGTTTAAACATTTTAAAATCAGATTTTTCCCTGGCCTCTCTCCATTTTATTGTAGCTTGCGCGGTAATTTTATTGTATGTCTCTATAAATGATGCGGGTAAAACATTATAAAAATGTAGGGTTCTATTCATCACTCTCAATACTCCAAGCTCCTGATCGTTAAGGTCAGTTTCATTTTTAGCACGGGATACTAGCAAATTCAAGTTCTGTATCATTTTTTGTTTTAATACTGCAATTTCTGCAAGAGCATTGGATCTTGCCTCTATACCCTCTACAGGCATGTTTGTTTCCAAGTCCCAGCCAAATAATGAATTTGCACTGTCCAATGACCAAATCGATTTATAATTATCTAATATCTCCAAAACCACTTTGTTTTTAAACATGTCTCTCACCTAAATATCTTAATTTATAATTTTATTCACTCTTAAAAAATTCATAGGTCAAATTATTTTCTTCTCTCTTTACCACTTTCAATTTTAGTTTCATGCCTATTTTTATCTCTTTGCGATCTTTGATGTTCAACCATGCCAATACTTTCACCCCTTCTTTCAACTGCCCAATAGCAACTATATACTCTGGAAAACCCTCAAATGATGTTGGCTTCACATTTATAATAGTGTATGTATCGAGTATCGCATCTCCATCAAGTTCGATCCATTCCATATTACTGGTCTTACATGAAGGACAATCTGCCTGCGGTGGGAAATATAACGTTTTACAATCCCTGCATCGAGTACCCATAATCTTATCCTGTTCTAGTCCTTTGAAAAAAGGTTCTATGTTCTTGATAGGGATCTGGTATTTTAATTCCAATTTGCGTTTATCTAAGAACAATGGATAATCCATATTTAATCACCTCTTGAGTAAATTGTTACGTATGCATAGTGCCCAGTTCCGCCTACATTATGTGCCAGTGCTCGACCATGCTTGATCGTTGCCTGCCTATTTTTTTCTGCCTCGTTTCTGAGCTGCTTTGTTATCTCAACTGCCATGCTTACTCCTGTAGCTCCAATAGGATGCCCTTTTGCTTTTAAGCCACCGTCAAGGTTCGCAGGAAACTTTCCATCATGATAGGTTTGCATGTCCCTTAACAATTCTATAGCCTTACCCTTCTCTGCAATTTTCAGATCTTCATAAGCAAGTATTTCAGCAATAGAAAAACAGTCATGTACCTCAAAAAGATCAAATGCATTTTTTGGATCTGCAATCTTGGCTTTTTTATAGGCAATATTCGCAGCTTGCCTGCTAGCATTCAATTCCAAGAAATTTTCTCTTTTGCTAAGATTTGCAGAACCTGTTGCGGTTCCCTGTGCATCGATATATACAGGTGTATCCGTGAACTTTTTTGCAATCTCAGCATTTGCCAAAATTATTGAAGCAGATCCATCAGTGATAGGCGAGGCATCAAATAATTTTAGAGGCCAGGCTACAT is a genomic window of Thermoplasmata archaeon containing:
- the hemC gene encoding hydroxymethylbilane synthase, giving the protein MIMGARGSKLSLIQANIVSNLLKNIGIIAETKAIKTLGDVNLKPISNINERGIFSKELNRHVIDGDIDAAVHSMKDLDTELENDLEISAILERGAVEDVLVSKWDIESFPEHYKIGTSSIRRKMFLKHYRPEIEIVDIRGNVDTRIRKYNENEVNGIIVAKAGLDRLNLQVQYTVLDKRIFVPQANQGAIAVIARKDSESSKILKKLDHLETRISCMIEREILSILKAGCHAPIGIYSWIQDSQINLQVSEISEDSKSRKDLFLKKHVSEQKELIREFKKRW
- the cobA gene encoding uroporphyrinogen-III C-methyltransferase, which codes for MVYLVGAGPGDPELLTLKALNILKKGDIVMYDYLINKNILKLLPPQVKKIAVGKNKKEDTDVQQDRINKLLVKYAKEGKKVVRLKSGDPFLFGRGGEEIEYLKSQKVRFRVIPGISSSIGVPTYVGLPLTHRNFSSSIMIISGQLRKGNTLDWDYIAKFKGTLVILMGAKNLEDIIASLLKNGKDADTPICLIRNGTLKSQIVLKGSLQNIIKTAKANNIKAPLITVIGSVVNLL
- a CDS encoding uroporphyrinogen-III synthase, giving the protein MIKIAMFRPESKNIEYKIEDVEVINIPVTKTVDTNIDILNFLKSIGPVEYLIFTSTLAAQKFRRSIGDQFDLYLNQAKEVIAIGTETAKAIRSKATVVPPVQSTAGIAEHLKSKSGTVLLVRSRQGNPTLIKELGSHMSVYVLDIYSSQQLLPDQRHIEFSKELINKHVDALIFTSSMITTSFYNIFSVLDSKLVEHLTEVLKIAIGKETENTMTSLNLVPDHTLSKPEILKAIKIVKEICSKRGRQ
- a CDS encoding tRNA (adenine-N1)-methyltransferase, which encodes MVILNCTKMLIDEKNKKYLIRVTGKFEHVKDLGIIDTSRFIDKNNGDKIEIYDRNFWILEPTTEDMLGFLERSAQIVSSKDIASILYKCNIRSGSMVVEAGAGSGFMSIALLNTVRPAGKVITYELRSDFAEVSRKNIELAGLEEYWTLKLDNIANISEKDIDSAIIDIPEPWTAVSAIYDALKSSGWLSAYVPTVAQVERTVKSLKSHNFVDIEVKEILERKWVVGEMGSRPETQMLGHTGFLIFGRKV
- a CDS encoding 3-hydroxyacyl-CoA dehydrogenase/enoyl-CoA hydratase family protein, which codes for MIKKMKNVVVVGAGTMGHSIAEISAQAGYAVSIIDVNDALLEKAKSKIKWSLDKLAEKNRLREPVKTIFERIKYSTDLKEAAKTADLVIEAVSEDEKLKKSIFQLLDNTVPEHCIMATNTSSIPISYLAEGLSKNKNVIGLHFFNPPSLIKLVELIVIDKTDIKTITTAEKFIDTLNMSYIKVEKDVPGFVVNRLNIRIFLQALRLVEQGYSPESIDIVAKQRLDFPMGLLELIDFIGLDVLNRVIIELKAHGFDIEESSILKTKVSENKLGMKTGEGFYKYGKNYERIEFSEIDIFRVDPLMLIAPAINEAAWLIANKVADSAVIDKGMKIGMNFPKGLLEYSDEYGLDLVLETLKKLGVKPEQLLENMIKENKLGMSTGEGFYRWNYKKRAYKTIIYEKRSSYALITFNRPQKLNALTKDTWLELKEALIEADSDSDVKSILLTGSGKAFCTGDDIAVMASWKDKSDASEFFDQADTFTEQVLKTSKPIIGLVNGFAYGGGFEILLLFDMVFIAENAKLSLPELKIGAIPPIAATYGVIKYRKELIKHIFTADVISVKTAKEIGIADEIVPNEQLLEAGIETALKISKMPLSAIKAAKKLVNIDKQSYRKTLKAGLDELIEIADTDDFKTGMTRFLEKKR
- a CDS encoding carboxypeptidase M32, which translates into the protein MFKNKVVLEILDNYKSIWSLDSANSLFGWDLETNMPVEGIEARSNALAEIAVLKQKMIQNLNLLVSRAKNETDLNDQELGVLRVMNRTLHFYNVLPASFIETYNKITAQATIKWREAREKSDFKMFKPYLEKIVELSREEADYLGYVANPYNALLDLYEEGMRVSDLDSIFSRLSSESLKIKNKVMSENYFPQDHPLEHMKYDVNAMREVNFKIIKLLDMPTTKFRMDVSTHPFTTKIGPDDVRITTRYEGTDFKKTMYSTIHESGHAIHALQQDPELNYTPIADSNSLGIGESQSRFWENVIGRSRAFINKVYPIIKSELNFVSKYSAEDIYRYVNTVKSSLIRVDADELTYNFHIILRYNIEKDLISGKINVDELPTVWNDMMGQLLDIVPKNDKEGVLQDTHWSNGSFGYFPTYSLGNIIAGMIWFKLNDKLESMSYLDMKQWLYQNIHRWGSIYDPKTLQQQVFGEHYNSDRLIQYLDSKYVHF
- a CDS encoding Zn-ribbon domain-containing OB-fold protein, with protein sequence MDYPLFLDKRKLELKYQIPIKNIEPFFKGLEQDKIMGTRCRDCKTLYFPPQADCPSCKTSNMEWIELDGDAILDTYTIINVKPTSFEGFPEYIVAIGQLKEGVKVLAWLNIKDRKEIKIGMKLKLKVVKREENNLTYEFFKSE
- a CDS encoding thiolase domain-containing protein, with the protein product MNKVAIVGIGHSKFGKRMDVNINELAWESVKKALLDAGMDQKDIEFYSVGNLGFWSEELLPAVTVGEYCGLSGGTLKTEAACASGSAAIKVAYDSVASGNTDIAMAMGVEKMYDSPNPTIIELIGRAGNYFWEFENFGLTFPGYYALYATRYMHEYGATEEDLCRASIKAHHYGALNPYAQFQKEITMDDCLKARYVAWPLKLFDASPITDGSASIILANAEIAKKFTDTPVYIDAQGTATGSANLSKRENFLELNASRQAANIAYKKAKIADPKNAFDLFEVHDCFSIAEILAYEDLKIAEKGKAIELLRDMQTYHDGKFPANLDGGLKAKGHPIGATGVSMAVEITKQLRNEAEKNRQATIKHGRALAHNVGGTGHYAYVTIYSRGD